GGTGTGGCAGACTATGTAGCCGTTAATATCTCCTCGCCAAACACCCCAGGTCTGCGCGACCTGCAGGCGGCTGCAGACACCGCACGCCTCATCGACGCCCTCAAACAGGAGCAGGCGCGCCTCACCGAGGAAACTGGCATTCACATGCCTATCGCGCTCAAAGTGGCCCCGGATATGGGTGACGAGCAGATCGCCGAGCTCTCCAAGGTCTTCTTGGATTGCGGTCTGGATGGTCTGATTGCCACCAATACCACCATTTCCCGTGAAGCGGTGCAGGGCAAGCCCTTCGCTACGCAGGCCGGCGGCCTCTCCGGCAAGCCTGTCACCCAGCGCTCCACGGAGGTCATCAGCGCCTTCCATTCCCACCTGGGTGATCGCATCCCGATCATCGGTGTCGGCGGGATCATGTGTGCGGATGATGCAGTAGAAAAGCTTAAGGCAGGTGCCAAACTCGTCCAGCTCTACACCGGATTTATCTACCACGGACCACCACTGATCCGCGAGATCCTCGAAAAAATGAAGAAAATGTAAATTTTTTCATGTTTACAGAACATTCACAATCAGATGAATACGTAGCAAACACCATGAAATGCTAAATTTTTCGCTGATATTGTTGAATAATACGCTACTTTCATACGTCTACTATTTCGACGGCGGGCAAGAGCCTGACAAAGAACAGAGTTGAACAGGATTCGCCTTGCGGATCACGGCAATCGTTTGTTAGCCTGCTAGCCGTTCGGATCACAAAAGAACCAACAATTATCATGAAAAAAACATTCATCGCTATCGCCGCAGCCGCTACGGCTCTCTCTTTCTCCAGCTGCCAGAACCCTTACGGTCCTGGTGCTACTAACACTCAGCGTGACGCTACTACAGGTGCTCTCATCGGTGGTATCGCTGGTGCCGTAATCGGTAACCAGTCCGGCCGCTCACTCGAAGGCGCAGCAGTAGGTGCCGCTCTCGGTGGTGCAGGTGGTGCAGCTGTAGGCAGCACCAAAGACAAGCAGCAGAACTACTACCGCTAGTCGCTGCTCAGCGTGAGCTGATCAAAACATTTCTATTTTCCAAAGGCACTGCTTCACGCGGTGCCTTTTTTGTGTTCCTTTGAATTGTAAAGAGGACTTTACAAAATAAGCGGAATAATAAGCCGTCTGCCGACGTTTATAGGTACAAATCGGCGATTTATGACTTTTCTGAACAGGTTTAGCTTATAAGTTCGCTCATCATTTACTCCAGACATCCTGCAATCCAAGCACGCACTATGAAATCATTCATCACAGCTATTGTAGCCTTCCTGACCATCCAGGTATCTCTCTTTGGTCAGTTTGCCCAGCCAGGCGATCCCTTTGCCTCCCCAGATCAATTCGGAGCCGACGCTGGCGAAGCCAACCCACAAACCAAATCCGAACTGCTGGTCGACAGCAAGAGCATCGCTCCCGGCCAGACCATCCGCTTTGCCCTCAAATTCACCCACCCCGATCACTGGCATTCCTACTACAAGAATGACGGTATCGGCATTTCCCAGATTCCTGCGATCGCCTGGACTTTGCCGGAAGGCTTTGTGGCCTCAGACATCATTTTCCCCGCCCCCAAGGAGTTTCTTTTCCTGGGCATGAACTCCTACGGTTATGAAGGCACCAACTACTTCATTACCGAAATCACCGCACCAAAGGATCTCAAGTCAGGCACCGAACTGGAATTTAAAGCGGAAGCCTCCTGGCAGATCTGTAAGGAGCAGTGTCTCCAGGAAGACAGCACCTTTAGCGTGAAGCTACCAGTCACCGAAAACGCAGAAGCCAACCCCGACTACGCCAAGGAACTTTCCGGCTACATGACCAAGAAGGTCCCCACGAAGACCCTCCCAGCTTCCTGGAACCTCTCCGCCGATGAAAAAGACGGCATCATCACCCTCAGCATCAGCAGCAAGCTTCCCGAGGACGCGTTCTTCTACGAGTACGACAAGCAAATCGATGCTCAGAAGCCTCGCGAACTGAAAGTCACCGACACGAATTCCACCTTCACAGGCCAGCGCAATACAGGCAACGACTTCAGTGAAGCTCCTGAAAAGAAAGATCACCTCCGAGGCATTCTATACACGCCGTCCAAAGTCGAAGGCTCCAGTAACCACGCCTTCTGGATCGATGTCAAAATAGGCGCAGAGGAAGAATTAGCTCCCAGTGGTACAGATGCCGAGGCTGCCGCAGACTCTGATAAAGAGAAGCCACTCGGCGTGGCCGTCACCTTCGCCTTCCTTTTCCTAGGAGGCCTCATACTCAACCTCATGCCCTGCGTCTTTCCGGTCATTGGTCTAAAGATCATGGGCTTTGTCCAGCAGGCAGGTGAGGACAAGTCGAAGATCAAACTTCATGGTGTTGCGTTCACCGTAGGCGTGCTCCTCTCATTCCTCGCACTCGCGGCCTTCCTCTACCCGATCAAAGGTGAAACAACCCTGGGAGCCCAGTTGCAGAATCCGCTCGTGGTCTTCATAGTCCTGATCATCATGCTCTTACTCGGCCTCAGCATGTCTGGCGTCTTCGAAATTGGAGCCAAAGCGACGAGTATCGGTGGTAACCTGGCGCAGAAAGAAGGCGTATCTGGTTCCTTTTTCTCCGGCATCCTTGCCGTGATCGTAGCTACTCCCTGCTCCGCGCCATTCCTCGGCCCAGCGATCGGAGCTGCCTGGAACTACGAAGGGCCACTCTTCTTCGCTGCCCTCCTGACCATGGGAGTAGGCCTCGCTCTCCCATATATCATCCTGTCCTTCTTCCCTGCTCTCGTAAACAGCCTCCCTCGCCCTGGCGCCTGGATGGAATCCTTCAAGCAAGGCATGGCCTTCCTGCTTTATGCCACCGCTGGTTACCTCATCTGGGTCTACATGGGTCAGGTGGGAGATGCCCATGCTGGGCAGAAAGGTTTGCACGTCATGTTAGGTCTCACTACCATCGCCGCAGCAGCCTGGATTTATGGCCGCTGGGATACACCCATTAGAAAAATGAAAGTACGTATCATCGCTAAAGCCCTTACCGCCCTCTTCTTTGTAGGCGGCTTGGCTCTCGCTCTCCCACCGAAAGAGGAAGCGGAAGTCTCTGAAAATACCGTAGCCGAATTCGACTGGCAGAAGTGGTCTCCCGAAGCCGTGGAGAAACATCTCGCCGAGGGTAAAGCTGTCTATGTGGACTTCACCGCCAAATGGTGCCTTACCTGCCAGAGTAACAAGGCAACCGCTTACACCGACGAAGTCAGACAGATGTTCTACGACAATAACATCGTCGTTCTCAAAGCGGACATGACCAAGAAGCACCCGACAGCCACCAAGGCTGTTCATGATCTCGGACGCTCTGCTATCCCGGTCAACGTACTCTACGTACCTGGCGACAAGACACCACACGTTACCTCAGAAATCCTCACCGCAGGCTACATGAAGGATTTCATCAAGCAGCACATCAAACCTGCTGAACAAAAAGAGGCTGACTTAGAGAAATAAGCCCTCACCTGCACCTTATCATTTCAAAGCCGGAGTCGCTCTCGACTTCGGCTTTTTTCTTTTCCATTCTCTTTAGCGATGAGCGGCACCCAAACACTACGCGTGAAGGCTACCCCAAACGCCTCCAAAAACAAGATCATCGGCTGGGAACACGATCACCTGGCCGGCGATGTCCTACGCGTACGCATCCAATCTCCGCCAGTCGACGGCAAGGCCAACAAGGCCCTAACAACCTACCTCGCCAAAGCACTCGGAATCTCCAAATCCTCCATCACCCTCACCAAAGGCCAAACCTCCCGCATCAAAACCTTCGAGATTCCAGCCAACGCGGCACTCCCTGAAAAAGAGTAAGCTCTTCCTCTAAAACGCGCGCAGCTTCACCTTGTAGTCACGGCGGAAGATGGCGACCCGGCACGGCGTTGCAGCTGGCAGACCCACCTCGCTCACGTCTTCTCCTGTGGAGATTGCCTTGCGAACATCTAGGTAATAGCGGTGTAGCTGAAAACTACATTGCATGGTCTTCGTCCACGGCTCACTCAGGATAGCC
Above is a genomic segment from Rubritalea squalenifaciens DSM 18772 containing:
- a CDS encoding quinone-dependent dihydroorotate dehydrogenase, which encodes MTRWQYNFARNLLFKLDAEQAHHVSLDLLRTSESLGILKLLAGKLPDTQPVECMGLTFPNPVGLAAGLDKEGNTIDALGRLGFGFVEIGTITPRPQPGNDKPRLFRIIEEEAIINRMGFNNCGIEQGVKNVRSAKTFNGIVGFNIGKNKVTPNENAIDDYLYALRGCWGVADYVAVNISSPNTPGLRDLQAAADTARLIDALKQEQARLTEETGIHMPIALKVAPDMGDEQIAELSKVFLDCGLDGLIATNTTISREAVQGKPFATQAGGLSGKPVTQRSTEVISAFHSHLGDRIPIIGVGGIMCADDAVEKLKAGAKLVQLYTGFIYHGPPLIREILEKMKKM
- a CDS encoding glycine zipper domain-containing protein, giving the protein MKKTFIAIAAAATALSFSSCQNPYGPGATNTQRDATTGALIGGIAGAVIGNQSGRSLEGAAVGAALGGAGGAAVGSTKDKQQNYYR
- a CDS encoding protein-disulfide reductase DsbD family protein; translation: MKSFITAIVAFLTIQVSLFGQFAQPGDPFASPDQFGADAGEANPQTKSELLVDSKSIAPGQTIRFALKFTHPDHWHSYYKNDGIGISQIPAIAWTLPEGFVASDIIFPAPKEFLFLGMNSYGYEGTNYFITEITAPKDLKSGTELEFKAEASWQICKEQCLQEDSTFSVKLPVTENAEANPDYAKELSGYMTKKVPTKTLPASWNLSADEKDGIITLSISSKLPEDAFFYEYDKQIDAQKPRELKVTDTNSTFTGQRNTGNDFSEAPEKKDHLRGILYTPSKVEGSSNHAFWIDVKIGAEEELAPSGTDAEAAADSDKEKPLGVAVTFAFLFLGGLILNLMPCVFPVIGLKIMGFVQQAGEDKSKIKLHGVAFTVGVLLSFLALAAFLYPIKGETTLGAQLQNPLVVFIVLIIMLLLGLSMSGVFEIGAKATSIGGNLAQKEGVSGSFFSGILAVIVATPCSAPFLGPAIGAAWNYEGPLFFAALLTMGVGLALPYIILSFFPALVNSLPRPGAWMESFKQGMAFLLYATAGYLIWVYMGQVGDAHAGQKGLHVMLGLTTIAAAAWIYGRWDTPIRKMKVRIIAKALTALFFVGGLALALPPKEEAEVSENTVAEFDWQKWSPEAVEKHLAEGKAVYVDFTAKWCLTCQSNKATAYTDEVRQMFYDNNIVVLKADMTKKHPTATKAVHDLGRSAIPVNVLYVPGDKTPHVTSEILTAGYMKDFIKQHIKPAEQKEADLEK
- a CDS encoding DUF167 domain-containing protein; translation: MSGTQTLRVKATPNASKNKIIGWEHDHLAGDVLRVRIQSPPVDGKANKALTTYLAKALGISKSSITLTKGQTSRIKTFEIPANAALPEKE